The proteins below come from a single Rhodohalobacter sp. SW132 genomic window:
- a CDS encoding FdtA/QdtA family cupin domain-containing protein, with the protein MSLVKIINLPKMEDPRGNLTFFEDVNQIPFEIERVFWTYDVPGGETRGGHAYYNQQEFIVALSGSFDVVVTHPNGRKEKFHLNRSYYGLFVPAKNWRHLENFSTNSLSLHASDHIYSEEDYIRNFETYQGLYV; encoded by the coding sequence ATGAGTTTGGTTAAAATCATCAATCTCCCAAAAATGGAAGACCCACGTGGTAATCTCACGTTCTTCGAAGATGTAAACCAGATTCCATTTGAAATAGAGCGGGTATTCTGGACCTATGACGTTCCCGGGGGAGAAACACGCGGCGGGCATGCGTATTACAATCAGCAAGAATTTATTGTTGCACTGAGCGGAAGTTTTGATGTGGTGGTAACTCATCCTAACGGTAGAAAAGAAAAATTTCACCTTAACCGATCCTATTATGGCCTATTTGTGCCGGCTAAAAATTGGAGGCACCTGGAGAATTTTTCTACCAACTCTCTGTCGCTTCACGCATCAGATCATATCTATTCAGAAGAGGATTACATAAGAAATTTTGAAACCTATCAGGGGCTATATGTTTGA
- the rfbA gene encoding glucose-1-phosphate thymidylyltransferase RfbA, which yields MKGIILAGGSGTRLYPVTKGISKQLMPVYDKPMIYYPLSVLMLAGIRDILIITTPEDSASFQRLLGDGSCWGVHLSYKVQPSPDGLAQAFIIGEDFIGNEDVCLVLGDNIFYGQGFSSKLKESVKTLNGATVFGYQVQDPGRFGVVEIDESSKSISIEEKPENPKSNLAVTGLYMYDNQVIEIAKNVEPSDRGELEITSVNNAYLDMGLLRVQILGRGYAWLDTGTHEAMLEAAQFVQIIENRQGMKIACPEEISWRNGWISDDELMQSAKEFKKSGYGKYLENLLIKEVVHEFG from the coding sequence ATGAAAGGAATCATTTTAGCAGGCGGAAGCGGAACCCGGTTGTATCCGGTTACAAAAGGGATTTCTAAACAGTTGATGCCTGTTTACGATAAACCGATGATCTATTACCCGCTATCGGTATTAATGCTGGCGGGTATACGTGATATTCTGATTATTACAACGCCTGAGGATTCGGCTTCTTTTCAGCGATTACTGGGAGATGGCTCCTGCTGGGGAGTTCATCTCAGCTATAAAGTACAGCCATCGCCCGATGGTTTGGCTCAAGCCTTCATCATAGGCGAAGATTTTATAGGCAATGAAGATGTCTGTTTAGTGCTGGGTGACAATATTTTTTATGGGCAAGGATTCTCTTCTAAACTGAAAGAAAGTGTAAAAACCCTGAACGGAGCCACTGTTTTTGGCTATCAGGTACAAGACCCCGGACGGTTTGGTGTGGTAGAAATTGACGAAAGCAGTAAATCAATATCCATTGAAGAAAAACCGGAGAATCCAAAAAGTAACCTCGCGGTAACCGGGCTCTATATGTACGATAATCAGGTAATTGAAATCGCCAAAAATGTGGAGCCTTCTGATCGGGGAGAGCTTGAGATTACTTCGGTAAACAATGCGTACCTCGACATGGGTTTGCTTAGAGTACAGATTTTAGGCCGGGGATATGCCTGGCTGGATACAGGTACGCATGAGGCGATGCTGGAGGCAGCACAGTTTGTTCAGATCATCGAAAACAGGCAGGGTATGAAAATAGCCTGTCCGGAGGAGATCTCCTGGCGAAATGGGTGGATCTCGGACGACGAGCTAATGCAATCAGCAAAAGAATTCAAAAAAAGCGGATATGGGAAATACCTGGAGAATTTATTAATCAAGGAGGTGGTCCATGAGTTTGGTTAA
- a CDS encoding acyltransferase has product MKFEGRNVFISDKAKIGKNVKIGDNSSIYDNAHIGDNSIVADGCAIGEPINDYYTNEEYVNATTFIGEGALIRSKSIIYCGCKIGKNLSTGHRVTIREESVIGDNCRIGTLCDLQGKLEIGNYTWLHSNVHIGQESKIGNYVFIYPYVVFTNDPTPPSDLCMGPTVDDYTQIAVYSVLLPDIKIGKHCLIGAGSLVGKDIGDYKLAIGSPAKIVKDVREIKSREDENSHYPWPYNFERGMPWEGIGYDKWKNHD; this is encoded by the coding sequence ATGAAATTCGAGGGTAGAAATGTATTCATTAGTGATAAAGCCAAAATAGGTAAAAATGTAAAAATTGGGGATAATTCTTCCATTTATGATAATGCTCATATAGGTGATAACTCTATCGTTGCAGATGGTTGTGCAATTGGAGAGCCAATAAATGATTACTACACAAATGAGGAATATGTAAACGCTACAACTTTTATCGGCGAAGGAGCATTGATAAGAAGTAAAAGCATAATTTATTGTGGGTGTAAAATAGGAAAAAATCTCTCTACAGGACATAGAGTAACAATAAGGGAAGAATCAGTAATTGGTGATAACTGTAGAATAGGAACTTTATGTGATTTACAAGGAAAACTGGAAATAGGGAATTATACATGGCTTCATAGCAACGTACATATTGGACAGGAATCAAAAATCGGAAATTATGTATTCATATATCCTTACGTTGTTTTTACAAATGATCCAACCCCGCCCTCAGATTTATGTATGGGACCCACTGTGGATGATTATACTCAGATAGCAGTCTACTCAGTGTTACTACCAGATATTAAAATTGGAAAACATTGTTTGATAGGTGCTGGAAGTTTAGTTGGCAAGGATATTGGTGATTACAAATTGGCAATTGGTAGTCCAGCAAAAATTGTCAAAGATGTACGAGAAATTAAATCAAGAGAAGATGAAAATAGTCACTATCCATGGCCTTATAATTTTGAAAGAGGCATGCCATGGGAAGGAATTGGTTATGATAAATGGAAGAACCATGATTAA
- a CDS encoding FdtA/QdtA family cupin domain-containing protein has translation MFDVISKTKSKIEEAKNTSVYDCTLLDLPKLKTQGGHITPINNGGGIIPFEIKRVYYLYDIPGGEGRGAHAHKELEQLFVAVSGSFEIKVDDGTTKRTYSLSQPYYGLYLPPGLWRELDNFSSGATCLVLASSLYDEYDYIRKKDGYLKFKEIN, from the coding sequence ATGTTTGATGTGATATCCAAAACCAAATCAAAAATTGAAGAAGCAAAAAACACTTCTGTATATGACTGTACACTTCTCGACTTGCCTAAATTGAAAACTCAAGGGGGGCATATAACTCCTATCAATAATGGAGGAGGGATTATTCCCTTTGAAATTAAACGAGTGTATTACCTGTACGACATTCCCGGTGGAGAAGGAAGAGGGGCCCATGCTCATAAAGAGTTAGAACAGCTTTTTGTGGCGGTAAGCGGCAGCTTTGAAATAAAAGTGGATGATGGTACTACCAAAAGAACCTACAGTTTGTCGCAGCCCTATTACGGCTTGTATTTGCCGCCGGGTTTATGGCGTGAACTGGATAATTTTTCTTCCGGGGCAACTTGTTTGGTGTTGGCTTCGTCTTTGTATGATGAATATGATTATATCAGAAAAAAAGATGGGTATTTAAAATTCAAAGAAATTAATTAG